The following are encoded in a window of Streptococcus pasteurianus genomic DNA:
- a CDS encoding PTS lactose/cellobiose transporter subunit IIA, translating to MTTVAMQMILHAGDARTYIVEALQNIKIFNFEVAKEKIAQAEKELIEAHQTQTKVLQEEANGMKHELYVLFIHAQDTLMTIKSEYELARQLIEIFESIDERLKKVGV from the coding sequence ATGACTACAGTAGCGATGCAAATGATTTTGCATGCTGGAGACGCAAGAACTTATATAGTAGAGGCTTTACAAAATATCAAAATATTTAATTTTGAAGTAGCTAAAGAAAAAATAGCTCAGGCAGAGAAAGAATTAATAGAAGCTCACCAAACTCAAACAAAAGTTCTTCAAGAAGAAGCTAACGGAATGAAACATGAATTATATGTATTATTTATTCATGCACAAGATACACTTATGACTATAAAAAGTGAATATGAGTTAGCCCGTCAATTGATCGAAATTTTTGAATCAATTGATGAACGTCTTAAAAAGGTTGGTGTTTAA
- the dinB gene encoding DNA polymerase IV produces MLIFPLINDTSRKIIHIDMDAFFASVEERDNPDLKGKPVIIGSDPRKTGGRGVVSTCNYEARKFGVHSAMSSKEAYERCPQAVFISGNYQKYRKVGMQIREIFKRYTDLVEPMSIDEAYLDVTENKLGIKSALKIAKMIQYDIWQEVHLTCSAGVSYNKFLAKLASDFEKPKGLTLILPEDAQDFLEKLPIEKFYGVGKRSVEKLHQLGVFTGADLLEIPEMTLIDLFGRFGYDLYRKARGISNSPVKSNRIRKSIGSERTYGKLLYEEDDVKSEISKNAQRVVDTLQRNHKVGRTIVLKVRYSDFSTLTKRITLDDVTNDFEVIDQVAKTIYDSLDESKLGVRLLGVTVTGLEDNIQPLNLFDN; encoded by the coding sequence ATGTTGATTTTTCCTTTAATTAATGACACTTCTCGAAAAATTATTCATATTGATATGGATGCCTTTTTTGCGTCGGTAGAAGAGCGGGATAATCCAGACTTGAAAGGTAAGCCTGTCATTATCGGTTCTGACCCACGAAAGACAGGTGGACGTGGTGTTGTTTCAACTTGCAATTATGAAGCCAGAAAATTTGGTGTTCATTCAGCCATGTCCTCAAAAGAAGCTTATGAGCGTTGTCCGCAAGCCGTTTTTATCTCAGGTAATTATCAAAAATATCGAAAAGTCGGTATGCAGATTCGTGAGATTTTCAAGCGTTATACGGATTTGGTTGAGCCCATGTCCATTGATGAAGCTTATTTAGATGTCACTGAAAATAAACTCGGCATCAAATCAGCTCTTAAAATTGCCAAAATGATTCAATATGATATTTGGCAAGAAGTCCATTTAACCTGCTCGGCAGGTGTCTCTTATAACAAATTTTTAGCTAAACTCGCTTCGGATTTTGAAAAACCGAAAGGATTAACTTTAATTTTACCAGAAGATGCCCAAGATTTTCTAGAAAAACTTCCTATTGAAAAATTTTACGGTGTCGGAAAACGGTCTGTTGAAAAATTGCATCAACTGGGTGTTTTTACGGGAGCAGATTTGTTGGAAATTCCTGAAATGACCTTGATCGATCTTTTTGGTCGCTTTGGCTATGATTTGTATCGTAAGGCGCGTGGCATTTCAAATTCGCCAGTCAAGTCTAACCGCATTCGCAAATCAATTGGAAGTGAGCGAACTTATGGTAAATTATTATATGAAGAAGATGATGTCAAATCGGAAATTTCAAAGAATGCCCAGCGAGTGGTTGACACGCTTCAACGTAATCATAAAGTTGGTCGGACAATTGTCTTAAAAGTGCGTTATTCGGATTTTTCAACCTTAACCAAACGAATAACCCTTGATGATGTCACCAATGATTTTGAAGTGATTGACCAAGTTGCTAAAACGATTTACGATAGCTTAGACGAGTCAAAATTGGGTGTTCGCTTGTTGGGGGTGACCGTCACAGGTTTAGAGGATAATATCCAACCCTTGAATTTATTTGACAATTAA
- a CDS encoding BglG family transcription antiterminator, translating to MKEINRKIIAFLKQRNDWTTSKDLSNEFQLSTRTIKKYISEINDEANYLIDSSRQGYRINIQTLELVKENLTQNNTIPQTPEERFNYILTSLLIEKRSQNQTNIYDFMDKLYISESTFKADCQKINTICKQYHCSLQIAKEIVWIEGSEKNKRKFLNSYIIKESQNYFGCGSFLNTIFPDLDFTLIQQTIQSTFEEHQYFINDFSLSNLVRHVAITIKRIQNGCVEKHSDQQISNSSHEYIIAQDLSAKFEKYFNITFTNTEIGELALLIICRGISINSTKSTKSEVASFVGDDLINFVTQLSLNIKRLFAIDLDTPEFIDRFAIHLHNLLIRNDNNLLNSNPLKHKIKVQCPFIYEVAVYITNKLKKHYDIDLNDDEITYITFHIGGILELQKSLQSKLSTILLIPEYYNLKNSLSTKIQNQFQGDLVILEIYTSIDDYLSYAPHHDLLLSSYSIEHYIDVPSLYITPFLTQNDTNEIRNIINFVKEKKKKTSYIKNIFKKEFFSTDKIYSNPIEAIEDICDILYKHEYTTATYTSEVKEREKLSSTAFGNFAIPHSLHNNCLNTTIYVHIQEKPIKWDEQYVNVVFLLSISNDDRTRFREIFEHITDTINSKDNLAKIKKSKTYDEFVEIFINA from the coding sequence ATGAAAGAAATTAACCGTAAAATCATTGCGTTTTTAAAACAAAGAAATGATTGGACTACTAGCAAAGATTTATCTAATGAATTTCAATTATCCACCCGTACAATTAAAAAATATATATCAGAAATTAATGACGAAGCCAATTATTTAATAGATTCTTCACGGCAAGGTTATCGAATCAATATTCAAACTTTAGAATTAGTGAAAGAAAATTTAACCCAAAATAATACCATTCCACAAACACCAGAAGAACGTTTTAACTATATTTTGACGTCACTATTAATCGAGAAACGTTCACAAAACCAAACTAATATATATGATTTCATGGACAAACTATATATAAGCGAATCAACTTTTAAAGCTGATTGTCAAAAAATTAATACAATCTGTAAACAATATCATTGCTCATTGCAAATTGCTAAGGAGATTGTATGGATCGAGGGGAGCGAGAAAAATAAAAGGAAATTTTTAAACTCATATATCATTAAAGAATCACAAAATTACTTTGGTTGTGGATCGTTTCTAAATACTATATTCCCAGATCTTGATTTCACACTCATTCAACAAACAATTCAATCTACATTTGAAGAACATCAATATTTTATCAATGATTTTTCACTTTCCAATCTTGTACGTCATGTTGCAATCACCATTAAACGTATTCAAAATGGTTGCGTTGAAAAACATAGTGATCAACAAATTAGCAATAGTTCACATGAATATATTATCGCTCAAGATTTATCTGCTAAATTTGAAAAATATTTTAATATCACCTTCACAAATACTGAAATAGGTGAATTAGCATTGTTAATCATATGTCGAGGAATTTCTATTAATAGCACTAAATCAACAAAAAGTGAGGTTGCATCCTTTGTAGGTGATGATTTAATTAACTTTGTAACTCAACTAAGTCTCAATATTAAAAGATTATTCGCTATTGATTTAGATACACCAGAATTCATTGATCGATTCGCTATTCATTTACATAATTTATTAATTAGAAATGATAATAATTTATTAAATAGTAATCCTTTAAAACATAAAATTAAAGTTCAATGTCCATTTATTTATGAAGTGGCTGTATATATAACTAACAAATTAAAAAAACATTATGATATTGATTTAAACGATGATGAAATTACATATATTACTTTTCACATTGGTGGCATTTTAGAATTACAAAAGTCACTACAATCTAAGCTATCAACCATCTTATTAATTCCTGAATATTATAACCTAAAGAACTCCCTAAGCACTAAAATACAAAACCAATTCCAGGGTGATCTCGTTATTTTAGAAATTTATACATCAATTGATGATTATTTATCTTATGCACCTCATCATGATTTATTATTATCATCATATTCAATTGAACATTATATTGATGTTCCTAGCTTATATATCACACCATTTTTAACTCAAAATGATACTAATGAAATAAGAAATATCATCAATTTTGTTAAAGAAAAGAAAAAGAAAACTAGCTATATCAAGAACATTTTTAAAAAAGAATTCTTTTCTACTGATAAGATTTATTCTAATCCTATCGAAGCAATAGAAGATATATGTGATATCTTATATAAACACGAATATACAACAGCAACATATACCAGCGAAGTGAAAGAACGAGAAAAATTATCATCGACTGCATTTGGTAATTTTGCAATTCCTCATTCGTTGCACAATAATTGTTTAAATACCACAATTTATGTACATATTCAAGAAAAACCTATTAAATGGGATGAGCAATATGTGAATGTTGTATTCCTTCTATCTATTTCAAATGATGATAGAACTAGATTTAGAGAAATATTTGAACATATTACTGATACTATCAATTCAAAAGACAACTTAGCTAAAATAAAAAAATCTAAAACGTATGATGAATTCGTTGAAATATTTATTAATGCATAA
- the lepB gene encoding signal peptidase I has product MKHFIKEWGPLILFFLILILSRAFIWQPVKVDGHSMDPTLADGERLIVLSTTSIDRFDIVVAKETENGKTKEIVKRVIGMPGDTITYKNDVLYVNGKKVDEDYLDEYKKAFEDDQLQDTYSYNTLFQELAEDSDAFTTDRDGNTEFTVKVPKGQYYLLGDDRIVSKDSREVGTFSKSDIVGEVKFRLWPLSKIGVIN; this is encoded by the coding sequence ATGAAACACTTTATTAAAGAATGGGGACCACTAATCCTTTTCTTTCTTATTCTTATACTTAGTCGTGCCTTTATTTGGCAACCTGTAAAAGTTGACGGTCATTCAATGGATCCAACGTTAGCTGACGGTGAGCGTCTTATTGTCCTATCAACCACATCTATTGACCGTTTTGATATCGTTGTTGCTAAAGAAACCGAAAACGGTAAGACAAAAGAAATTGTTAAACGCGTGATTGGGATGCCAGGCGATACCATTACTTATAAAAATGATGTCCTCTACGTTAATGGCAAGAAAGTTGACGAGGACTACTTAGATGAATACAAAAAAGCCTTTGAGGACGACCAACTGCAAGATACTTATTCGTACAATACCTTATTCCAAGAGTTAGCTGAAGACTCAGATGCTTTCACAACTGATAGGGATGGCAATACCGAGTTTACAGTCAAAGTTCCAAAAGGACAATATTACCTTCTTGGAGACGACCGTATCGTTTCAAAAGATAGTCGTGAAGTGGGAACTTTCTCTAAATCAGATATCGTCGGTGAAGTCAAATTCCGCTTATGGCCACTCTCAAAAATCGGCGTTATTAATTAA
- a CDS encoding PTS sugar transporter subunit IIC, with amino-acid sequence MMNKFISWLNSSLTPRVNKVSKNIWIQSIQNAIMLSLPMIFVGSLISVVSLFRNFIPALPDLNPINQFSFGLFSLFVAFLLPYQIMEKKKLDKKKILAGFSSLCLFMMLIRPEFTDTGALFDFSRFGAAGMLVALFSGVVSSVIMSISVKFSLFGKNSPIPDFVQQWFDNMIPISIILIVGYILVYALNFDFFAIILTLFNPIVEIAQTLPGFVLVCFLPVLLYSFGISSWIITPITFTICLGAIAANAEAVAAGLPATNITTFEVIYCGWVFIGGQGGTLPLVLMMLKSKSKRLSSVGKATIVPSIFNINEPVIFGAPIAWNFTLIIPFLLNALIIPIIVYCVLRAGLVSIPSQLFTLYQMPLPIATWLVCPEIQSLVLFVLVVVINSLIWFPFFKAYENQCLKEESEEIEDLDLSLEL; translated from the coding sequence ATGATGAATAAGTTTATATCTTGGCTAAACAGTAGCTTAACGCCAAGGGTTAATAAGGTTAGCAAAAATATTTGGATTCAATCAATTCAAAATGCAATTATGTTATCACTTCCAATGATTTTTGTTGGTTCCTTGATTTCAGTAGTATCTTTATTTAGAAACTTCATTCCTGCATTACCTGATTTAAATCCAATTAATCAATTTTCATTTGGGCTGTTTTCACTATTCGTAGCATTCTTATTACCATACCAAATTATGGAGAAGAAAAAGCTCGACAAAAAGAAGATCTTAGCTGGTTTTAGTTCACTTTGTTTATTCATGATGTTAATTCGTCCCGAGTTCACAGATACTGGCGCATTATTTGATTTTTCCAGATTTGGTGCAGCAGGTATGTTAGTTGCATTATTCTCTGGTGTTGTTTCTTCAGTTATCATGAGTATTTCTGTTAAATTCTCATTGTTTGGTAAAAATAGCCCGATTCCTGATTTTGTACAGCAATGGTTTGATAATATGATTCCTATTTCAATCATTCTAATTGTTGGTTATATTTTAGTTTATGCATTAAACTTCGATTTTTTTGCGATAATTCTTACGTTGTTCAACCCAATTGTTGAAATAGCTCAAACATTACCTGGATTTGTATTGGTTTGTTTCTTACCAGTACTACTATATTCATTTGGTATTTCAAGTTGGATTATCACTCCGATTACATTTACTATTTGTTTAGGGGCTATCGCAGCAAATGCAGAAGCTGTTGCTGCTGGCTTGCCTGCTACCAATATTACGACATTTGAAGTCATTTATTGTGGGTGGGTATTTATTGGAGGGCAAGGTGGTACATTACCATTGGTGCTCATGATGTTAAAATCTAAATCAAAAAGACTAAGTTCTGTGGGTAAAGCGACAATTGTTCCATCAATTTTTAATATTAATGAACCAGTCATTTTTGGTGCTCCAATTGCTTGGAACTTCACCTTAATTATCCCATTTTTACTAAATGCGTTAATCATCCCTATTATCGTGTACTGTGTATTAAGGGCTGGTTTAGTGTCAATCCCATCTCAATTATTCACTTTATATCAAATGCCCCTACCAATTGCTACTTGGTTAGTATGCCCTGAAATTCAAAGTTTAGTCTTATTTGTATTGGTTGTAGTAATTAACTCATTAATTTGGTTTCCGTTCTTTAAAGCTTACGAAAACCAATGTTTAAAAGAAGAATCTGAAGAAATTGAAGATTTAGATTTATCTTTAGAACTATAG
- a CDS encoding PTS sugar transporter subunit IIB: protein MKELKVLLACGSGASSGFMASSMRKAAIENNVNADIHAVSDSEIPAYMDKVDVIMLGPHIRYLEEELKAKAAVYGIPVACISQKAYGVLDGKRALAETIQLYKASRGK from the coding sequence ATGAAAGAATTAAAGGTTTTGCTTGCTTGTGGGTCTGGAGCTAGTTCGGGATTCATGGCAAGTAGTATGAGAAAAGCTGCCATAGAAAACAACGTAAACGCTGATATTCATGCGGTTAGCGATTCGGAAATTCCTGCGTATATGGACAAAGTTGATGTTATCATGTTAGGTCCACATATCAGATATTTAGAAGAGGAATTAAAAGCTAAAGCAGCAGTTTATGGGATACCGGTTGCTTGTATTTCACAAAAAGCATATGGCGTATTGGATGGTAAAAGAGCATTAGCGGAAACCATTCAATTATATAAAGCATCTAGAGGGAAGTGA
- a CDS encoding GNAT family N-acetyltransferase → MKIKQTRNTLSDTYLDAVRIRQVVFVKGQGVPMSLEIDENEAYCLHFVLYDEQGQAAATCRILPNKDHSEATLQRMAVLPAYQGQNLGKLLLEDVIQFCQKRGFKRMVLHAQLTAKGFYDKLGFTCSGEEFEEAGIMHISMEISL, encoded by the coding sequence ATGAAAATCAAACAGACACGAAATACATTATCAGATACTTATTTAGATGCTGTCAGAATCCGACAAGTAGTCTTTGTTAAGGGGCAAGGCGTGCCAATGTCACTTGAAATCGATGAGAACGAGGCTTATTGCCTTCATTTTGTCCTTTATGATGAGCAAGGTCAAGCAGCCGCTACCTGCCGTATTTTGCCAAATAAAGACCATAGTGAAGCGACACTACAACGCATGGCGGTACTCCCAGCCTATCAAGGACAAAATCTTGGAAAACTTCTCTTAGAGGATGTGATTCAATTCTGTCAAAAACGAGGCTTTAAACGCATGGTATTACACGCGCAATTAACAGCAAAAGGTTTCTACGACAAGCTTGGCTTTACTTGCTCCGGCGAAGAATTTGAAGAAGCTGGTATCATGCATATTAGCATGGAAATAAGTCTTTAA
- a CDS encoding glycoside hydrolase family 1 protein has translation MIKEVRHGFPKDFMWGGAIAANQCEGAWDVDGKGMSTADIHPYLPNLNRKELDFNHLDSQIFEKFKGNDDYYYPNHKGVEFFYRYKEYFALLHEMGFTCFRMSIAWTRIFPTGEEDKPNEAGLKHYHDVFQELKKYGIEPIVTMSHYEMPLHLVEKYNGWSSREVIDLFVKYCGTVLKEYKDEVKYWIIINQINLIQYECFGSLGILKDKTDNYLEAQFQGIHHQFVASAKVVKLAKRINPNFKMGTMLADCIINPYTCNPKDIELALRRNRMQYFFGDVQILGEYPQFVIQYFDKNDLNIKIEEGDLELIAKYTVDFLCVSYYYSRCVDANKNGMDADDTVDNPYLKANEWGWAINPQGLYCTMSNYHDRYHVPMMIGENGFGYVDVLEEGNKVHDTYRIDYLGKHIKALQNAIEDGCDIFAYCSWAPFDIISAGTAEISKRYGYIYVDYDDYGNGSGNLYKKDSFYWYKEVIETNGKSLENIEL, from the coding sequence ATGATTAAAGAAGTGAGACATGGTTTTCCAAAAGATTTCATGTGGGGTGGGGCTATTGCCGCTAATCAATGTGAAGGTGCTTGGGATGTAGATGGTAAAGGGATGAGTACGGCCGATATTCATCCATACTTACCAAACTTAAATCGCAAAGAATTGGATTTTAATCACTTGGATAGTCAGATTTTTGAAAAATTTAAAGGTAATGATGATTATTATTATCCTAACCATAAAGGAGTCGAGTTCTTTTATAGGTATAAAGAATACTTTGCTTTGTTACATGAAATGGGGTTCACATGTTTCCGTATGTCAATTGCTTGGACTCGCATTTTTCCTACAGGTGAAGAAGATAAACCTAATGAAGCAGGTTTAAAACATTATCATGATGTTTTTCAAGAGTTAAAGAAATATGGTATTGAACCAATCGTGACAATGAGCCACTATGAAATGCCATTACATTTAGTTGAAAAATACAATGGGTGGAGTTCCAGAGAAGTTATTGATTTATTTGTAAAATATTGTGGAACAGTGTTAAAAGAATATAAAGACGAAGTCAAATACTGGATTATTATTAACCAAATTAATTTAATTCAATATGAATGCTTTGGTTCACTTGGTATTTTAAAAGATAAAACCGATAACTATTTAGAAGCACAATTTCAAGGTATTCATCACCAATTTGTAGCTTCGGCTAAAGTAGTTAAATTAGCTAAAAGGATTAATCCTAATTTTAAAATGGGGACAATGCTAGCAGACTGTATCATTAATCCATATACATGCAATCCTAAGGATATTGAATTAGCATTACGTCGTAATCGTATGCAATACTTCTTTGGAGATGTTCAAATCTTAGGAGAATATCCACAATTTGTTATTCAATATTTTGATAAAAATGATCTCAATATCAAAATTGAAGAAGGGGATTTAGAATTAATTGCAAAATATACAGTAGATTTTCTATGTGTAAGTTACTATTATTCTCGCTGCGTTGATGCAAATAAAAATGGTATGGATGCCGATGATACAGTAGACAATCCATATTTAAAAGCAAATGAGTGGGGCTGGGCTATTAATCCTCAAGGTTTATATTGCACAATGTCAAACTATCATGATCGTTACCATGTACCAATGATGATTGGTGAAAATGGTTTCGGATATGTTGATGTATTAGAAGAGGGGAATAAAGTGCACGATACATATCGTATTGATTACTTAGGTAAGCATATTAAAGCTCTTCAAAATGCTATTGAAGATGGGTGTGATATTTTTGCTTATTGCTCATGGGCGCCATTTGATATTATTAGTGCCGGTACGGCAGAAATTTCTAAACGTTACGGATATATTTATGTGGATTACGATGATTACGGCAACGGTTCTGGTAATTTATATAAAAAAGATAGTTTTTATTGGTATAAAGAGGTTATTGAGACTAATGGTAAGAGTTTAGAAAATATCGAGCTATAA
- a CDS encoding serine hydrolase domain-containing protein: MIDLLEIINNQINRNIYHGASLALFKDGQWSEHYIGTIDGVTPIKSGLIYDLASVSKVVGVGTVITSLLYQGRLELDAPLVRYYPDFHESSVTLRQLLTHSSGINPFIPNRDNLNAAELKEAINHIAVEGRKVFLYTDINFLLLGFMLEEIYGKSLDVIFKDEVFQPFGMTNTGFGPVKKAVPTVAGIGDGVVHDPKAKVLGIHSGSAGLFSNLQDLEKFCQHYLTDDFASDIWQNFSQANKERSLAWNKEGDWLDHTGYTGTYVAINRKEQKAAIFLTNRTYAYDDRPLWIEERQRISRWIQRND; this comes from the coding sequence ATGATAGATTTGCTAGAAATTATTAATAATCAAATCAATCGTAATATTTATCATGGAGCTAGTTTAGCTCTTTTTAAAGATGGTCAATGGTCAGAACATTATATTGGTACGATTGACGGTGTCACTCCTATAAAATCTGGTTTGATTTACGATTTGGCATCCGTTTCCAAGGTAGTTGGCGTTGGAACAGTTATCACTTCTCTTTTATATCAAGGAAGATTAGAGTTGGATGCGCCTTTGGTGCGGTATTATCCTGATTTTCACGAGTCATCTGTAACCTTACGACAACTTTTAACACATAGTAGTGGGATAAATCCTTTTATCCCTAATCGTGATAATCTGAATGCAGCTGAGTTGAAAGAAGCCATTAATCACATTGCTGTGGAGGGAAGGAAAGTTTTTCTTTACACAGACATCAATTTTCTTTTGCTTGGCTTTATGCTGGAAGAGATTTATGGCAAGTCACTTGATGTGATTTTTAAAGATGAAGTCTTTCAGCCTTTTGGCATGACAAATACTGGTTTTGGTCCAGTAAAAAAGGCGGTGCCTACGGTTGCTGGCATCGGTGATGGAGTTGTTCATGATCCAAAAGCCAAAGTTCTTGGCATTCATTCTGGTTCAGCAGGGTTATTTTCAAACCTGCAGGATTTAGAAAAGTTTTGTCAGCATTATCTAACAGATGATTTTGCGAGTGATATTTGGCAAAATTTCAGTCAAGCGAATAAAGAACGTTCGCTGGCATGGAATAAAGAGGGCGATTGGCTTGACCATACTGGTTACACAGGCACTTATGTGGCAATCAATCGTAAGGAGCAAAAGGCTGCTATTTTTCTGACTAATCGTACATATGCTTATGATGATAGACCTCTGTGGATTGAGGAACGTCAGAGAATTTCACGATGGATTCAACGAAATGATTAA
- the pflB gene encoding formate C-acetyltransferase — translation MATVKTNTDVFEKAWEGFKGTDWKEKASVSRFVQANYTPYDGDESFLAPATERSLKVKKIIEETKAHYEETRFPMDTRPTSIADIPAGYISKDDELIYGIQNDELFKLNFMPKGGIRMAETALKEHGYEPDPAVHEIFTKHVTTVNDGIFRAYTSNIRRARHAHTVTGLPDAYSRGRIIGVYARLALYGADYLMKEKANDWNAITEIDEESIRLREEVNLQYQALGEVVKLGDLYGVDVRKPAMNVKEAIQWVNIAFMAVCRVINGAATSLGRVPIVLDIFAERDLARGTFTESEIQEFVDDFVLKLRTVKFARTKAYDELYSGDPTFITTSMAGMGADGRHRVTKMDYRFLNTLDNIGNAPEPNLTVLWTDKLPYSFRRYCMKMSHKHSSIQYEGVTTMAKDGYGEMSCISCCVSPLDPENEEQRHNIQYFGARVNVLKALLTGLNGGYDDVHKDYKVFDIDPVRDEVLDFETVKANFEKSLDWLTSTYVDALNIIHYMTDKYNYEAVQMAFLPTKQRANMGFGICGFANTVDTLSAIKYATVKPIRDENGYIYDYETTGDYPRWGEDDPRSNELAEWLVEAYTTRLRSHKLYKDAEATVSLLTITSNVAYSKQTGNSPVHKGVYLNEDGTVNLSKLEFFSPGANPSNKARGGWLQNLNSLASLDFSYAADGISLTTQVSPRALGKTFDEQVDNLVTILDGYFENGGQHVNLNVMDLKDVYDKIMSGEDVIVRISGYCVNTKYLTKEQKTELTQRVFHEVLSMDDAAEAIAGK, via the coding sequence ATGGCGACTGTTAAAACTAATACAGATGTTTTTGAAAAAGCCTGGGAAGGCTTTAAAGGTACTGACTGGAAAGAAAAAGCCAGCGTTTCTCGTTTCGTACAAGCTAACTACACACCTTATGATGGTGATGAAAGCTTCTTAGCTCCTGCTACAGAACGTTCACTTAAAGTGAAAAAAATCATTGAAGAAACTAAAGCTCACTACGAAGAAACACGCTTCCCAATGGATACTCGTCCAACATCAATCGCAGATATTCCTGCCGGCTATATTTCAAAAGACGACGAACTAATCTACGGTATTCAAAATGATGAGTTATTCAAACTGAATTTCATGCCAAAAGGCGGAATTCGTATGGCAGAAACAGCTCTCAAGGAACATGGCTATGAACCTGACCCAGCTGTTCACGAAATTTTTACAAAACACGTAACTACAGTAAATGACGGTATCTTCCGTGCTTATACATCAAATATCCGTCGTGCACGTCACGCACACACTGTAACTGGACTTCCAGATGCTTACTCTCGTGGGCGTATTATCGGTGTTTATGCTCGTCTTGCTCTTTACGGTGCTGACTACTTGATGAAAGAAAAAGCCAACGACTGGAATGCAATTACTGAAATTGATGAAGAATCAATTCGTCTTCGTGAAGAAGTTAACTTGCAATACCAAGCACTTGGTGAAGTTGTCAAACTTGGTGACCTTTACGGTGTTGATGTCCGCAAACCAGCGATGAACGTTAAAGAAGCTATCCAATGGGTAAATATCGCATTTATGGCTGTTTGTCGTGTTATCAACGGTGCTGCAACTTCTCTTGGACGTGTGCCAATTGTTCTTGATATCTTTGCAGAACGTGACCTTGCTCGTGGTACATTTACAGAATCAGAAATCCAAGAATTCGTTGATGATTTTGTCTTGAAACTTCGTACTGTAAAATTCGCACGTACAAAAGCTTACGACGAACTTTACTCAGGTGACCCAACATTCATCACAACTTCTATGGCTGGTATGGGTGCTGACGGACGTCACCGTGTTACTAAAATGGACTACCGTTTCTTGAACACACTTGATAATATTGGTAATGCTCCAGAACCAAACTTGACAGTTCTCTGGACTGACAAATTGCCATATTCATTCCGTCGCTACTGTATGAAAATGTCACACAAACACTCTTCAATCCAATACGAAGGTGTGACAACAATGGCTAAAGACGGTTATGGTGAAATGTCATGTATCTCATGTTGTGTATCACCACTTGACCCAGAAAATGAAGAACAACGTCACAACATCCAATACTTTGGTGCTCGTGTAAACGTCCTTAAAGCTCTTCTTACTGGTTTGAACGGTGGTTACGACGATGTTCACAAAGACTACAAAGTCTTTGATATTGACCCTGTCCGTGACGAAGTTCTTGACTTTGAAACTGTCAAAGCTAACTTTGAAAAATCACTTGATTGGTTGACTTCAACTTACGTAGATGCCCTTAACATCATTCACTACATGACTGATAAGTACAACTACGAAGCTGTCCAAATGGCATTTTTACCAACAAAACAACGTGCTAACATGGGATTCGGTATCTGTGGTTTTGCAAATACTGTTGATACCTTGTCAGCAATCAAATACGCTACTGTTAAACCAATCCGTGATGAAAATGGTTACATCTACGATTACGAAACAACTGGTGATTACCCACGTTGGGGTGAAGATGACCCTCGTTCAAACGAATTGGCAGAATGGTTGGTAGAAGCATACACTACTCGTCTTCGTAGCCACAAACTCTACAAGGATGCAGAAGCTACTGTATCACTTCTTACAATCACTTCAAACGTTGCTTATTCAAAACAAACTGGTAACTCTCCAGTCCACAAAGGTGTTTACCTTAACGAAGATGGCACTGTGAACCTTTCTAAACTTGAATTCTTCTCTCCAGGTGCTAATCCATCTAACAAAGCTCGTGGTGGTTGGTTGCAAAACCTTAACTCACTTGCAAGCCTTGACTTCTCATACGCTGCAGATGGTATCTCACTTACAACTCAAGTTTCTCCACGTGCCCTTGGTAAGACATTCGATGAACAAGTTGATAACTTGGTAACTATCCTTGATGGTTACTTCGAAAACGGTGGACAACACGTTAACTTGAACGTTATGGACCTTAAAGATGTCTATGACAAGATTATGAGTGGTGAAGATGTTATCGTTCGTATCTCTGGTTACTGTGTCAACACTAAATATCTTACAAAAGAACAAAAAACTGAATTGACACAACGTGTCTTCCACGAAGTTCTTTCAATGGACGATGCTGCTGAAGCCATTGCTGGAAAATAA